The following coding sequences are from one Musa acuminata AAA Group cultivar baxijiao chromosome BXJ1-6, Cavendish_Baxijiao_AAA, whole genome shotgun sequence window:
- the LOC135676671 gene encoding uncharacterized protein LOC135676671 isoform X1, with translation MREMDEGRLLEHERLQMEQIRELDMEELQVEEVDSNHHGDSDDDDDSAFTSSHGYRGAGPVGGFTYNTCLASLHSYLGEVDDTHGRLLFLDGGAILNLPMFYLEGVVLFPEATLPLRVIQPRFIAAVEKALSQSDAPCTIGVVRVHWHPDDGRLRFALTGTTAEIRQYRRLDDGSLNVVARGQQRFRLRRRWVDAEGAPCGEVQIVQEDTPMRTPKEAFARLASISNFQRPSFAHVTCSSGSPFKQHGHEDAETSWDCMSYGSITSDHSMDMRVSLSPSDSGDSPCIFERSAEPSSVDEEFMHEQNGRHKNSVSKILGKSSQSCKYGIEWSPRERSDDGEKVESNLATSESKWQFNAPMTFLPYWAYQMYDSYSLARRAADLWRKIIGNPRLDDHARKPDLLSFYIASKLPMSEATRQELLEIDGISYRLRREIQLLNGFNLIRCKICQVLIAKRSDMVVMSSDGPLNAYVNPHGFVHETITVCCASGLELRGRPVKEHSWFPGYAWTIADCDMCGSNIGWLFTATKKHLLPKSFWGIRSASVVDDTHKDRE, from the exons atgCGAGAGATGGATGAGGGGCGATTGCTGGAGCACGAAAGGCTTCAAATGGAGCAGATCCGTGAGCTCGACATGGAGGAGCTCCAGGTCGAAGAGGTCGACAGCAACCACCACGGCGACTCCGATGACGATGATGACTCCGCCTTCACCAG TAGTCATGGTTATCGAGGGGCTGGTCCAGTTGGTGGCTTCACATACAATACTTGTTTGGCTTCCTTGCATTCATATCTTGGTG AGGTTGATGATACTCATGGAAGACTTTTGTTTTTGGACGGCGGTGCAATCTTGAACCTTCCAATGTTCTATCTTGAAG GGGTTGTTTTGTTTCCTGAAGCAACACTCCCTCTTCGTGTTATTCAACCACGATTTATAGCTGCAGTGGAAAAAGCTCTGAGCCAATCTGATGCGCCATGTACAATAGGTGTG GTTCGAGTTCATTGGCATCCAGATGATGGAAGACTTCGTTTTGCCTTGACTGGGACTACTGCAGAG ATAAGACAATACCGCCGTCTAGATGATGGTTCATTGAATGTAGTTGCTCGTGGTCAACAACGCTTTCGACTAAGACGCCGCTGGGTAGATGCTGAAGGAGCA CCATGTGGAGAGGTCCAAATTGTTCAGGAAGATACTCCAATGAGAACACCAAAGGAAGCATTTGCACGCTTAGCTTCAATCAGCAACTTTCAGAGGCCCAGTTTTGCACATGTTACATGTTCGAGTGGTTCTCCTTTTAAGCAGCATGGGCATGAGGATGCAGAAACTAGTTGGGACTGTATGTCTTATGGTAGCATCACAAGTGATCATTCAATGGACATGAGAGTGTCGCTTTCACCAAGTGATTCTGGTGATTCTCCTTGTATTTTTGAGAGATCTGCTGAGCCATCAAGTGTTGATGAGGAATTTATGCATGAGCAGAATGGAAGGCACAAAAATTCTGTTTCAAAAATATTGGGCAAATCAAGTCAATCTTGTAAGTATGGAATCGAGTGGTCCCCAAGAGAAAGGTCTGATGATGGTGAAAAAGTGGAAAGCAATTTGGCCACTAGTGAGTCAAAATGGCAATTCAATGCCCCAATGACCTTTTTACCTTACTGGGCTTACCAAATGTATGATTCATATTCACTTGCTCGACGAGCTGCAG ACCTTTGGAGGAAGATAATAGGAAACCCAAGGTTAGACGACCATGCAAGAAAGCCGGATCTTTTGTCATTTTATATTGCCAGCAAACTTCCAATGTCTGAAGCAACAAGGCAGGAGCTGCTAGAGATTGATGGAATTTCTTATAGACTGCGAAGGGAAATTCAATTACTTAATGGCTTCAATCTTATACGTTGCAAAATATGTCAG GTTTTAATTGCTAAACGAAGTGATATGGTGGTAATGTCTAGTGATGGCCCCCTCAATGCTTATGTGAATCCACATGGTTTTGTTCATGAGACCATAACTGTTTGCTGTGCAAGTGGGCTTGAACTTCGTGGTCGCCCTGTTAAAGAACATAGCTGGTTTCCAGG GTATGCATGGACTATTGCAGACTGTGACATGTGTGGTTCAAACATAGGCTGGCTGTTCACCGCCACAAAAAAGCATCTTCTTCCAAAGTCGTTTTGGGGAATCCGGAGTGCTTCGGTTGTAGATGATACACATAAAGACAGAGAATGA
- the LOC135676671 gene encoding uncharacterized protein LOC135676671 isoform X2: MREMDEGRLLEHERLQMEQIRELDMEELQVEEVDSNHHGDSDDDDDSAFTSHGYRGAGPVGGFTYNTCLASLHSYLGEVDDTHGRLLFLDGGAILNLPMFYLEGVVLFPEATLPLRVIQPRFIAAVEKALSQSDAPCTIGVVRVHWHPDDGRLRFALTGTTAEIRQYRRLDDGSLNVVARGQQRFRLRRRWVDAEGAPCGEVQIVQEDTPMRTPKEAFARLASISNFQRPSFAHVTCSSGSPFKQHGHEDAETSWDCMSYGSITSDHSMDMRVSLSPSDSGDSPCIFERSAEPSSVDEEFMHEQNGRHKNSVSKILGKSSQSCKYGIEWSPRERSDDGEKVESNLATSESKWQFNAPMTFLPYWAYQMYDSYSLARRAADLWRKIIGNPRLDDHARKPDLLSFYIASKLPMSEATRQELLEIDGISYRLRREIQLLNGFNLIRCKICQVLIAKRSDMVVMSSDGPLNAYVNPHGFVHETITVCCASGLELRGRPVKEHSWFPGYAWTIADCDMCGSNIGWLFTATKKHLLPKSFWGIRSASVVDDTHKDRE, translated from the exons atgCGAGAGATGGATGAGGGGCGATTGCTGGAGCACGAAAGGCTTCAAATGGAGCAGATCCGTGAGCTCGACATGGAGGAGCTCCAGGTCGAAGAGGTCGACAGCAACCACCACGGCGACTCCGATGACGATGATGACTCCGCCTTCACCAG TCATGGTTATCGAGGGGCTGGTCCAGTTGGTGGCTTCACATACAATACTTGTTTGGCTTCCTTGCATTCATATCTTGGTG AGGTTGATGATACTCATGGAAGACTTTTGTTTTTGGACGGCGGTGCAATCTTGAACCTTCCAATGTTCTATCTTGAAG GGGTTGTTTTGTTTCCTGAAGCAACACTCCCTCTTCGTGTTATTCAACCACGATTTATAGCTGCAGTGGAAAAAGCTCTGAGCCAATCTGATGCGCCATGTACAATAGGTGTG GTTCGAGTTCATTGGCATCCAGATGATGGAAGACTTCGTTTTGCCTTGACTGGGACTACTGCAGAG ATAAGACAATACCGCCGTCTAGATGATGGTTCATTGAATGTAGTTGCTCGTGGTCAACAACGCTTTCGACTAAGACGCCGCTGGGTAGATGCTGAAGGAGCA CCATGTGGAGAGGTCCAAATTGTTCAGGAAGATACTCCAATGAGAACACCAAAGGAAGCATTTGCACGCTTAGCTTCAATCAGCAACTTTCAGAGGCCCAGTTTTGCACATGTTACATGTTCGAGTGGTTCTCCTTTTAAGCAGCATGGGCATGAGGATGCAGAAACTAGTTGGGACTGTATGTCTTATGGTAGCATCACAAGTGATCATTCAATGGACATGAGAGTGTCGCTTTCACCAAGTGATTCTGGTGATTCTCCTTGTATTTTTGAGAGATCTGCTGAGCCATCAAGTGTTGATGAGGAATTTATGCATGAGCAGAATGGAAGGCACAAAAATTCTGTTTCAAAAATATTGGGCAAATCAAGTCAATCTTGTAAGTATGGAATCGAGTGGTCCCCAAGAGAAAGGTCTGATGATGGTGAAAAAGTGGAAAGCAATTTGGCCACTAGTGAGTCAAAATGGCAATTCAATGCCCCAATGACCTTTTTACCTTACTGGGCTTACCAAATGTATGATTCATATTCACTTGCTCGACGAGCTGCAG ACCTTTGGAGGAAGATAATAGGAAACCCAAGGTTAGACGACCATGCAAGAAAGCCGGATCTTTTGTCATTTTATATTGCCAGCAAACTTCCAATGTCTGAAGCAACAAGGCAGGAGCTGCTAGAGATTGATGGAATTTCTTATAGACTGCGAAGGGAAATTCAATTACTTAATGGCTTCAATCTTATACGTTGCAAAATATGTCAG GTTTTAATTGCTAAACGAAGTGATATGGTGGTAATGTCTAGTGATGGCCCCCTCAATGCTTATGTGAATCCACATGGTTTTGTTCATGAGACCATAACTGTTTGCTGTGCAAGTGGGCTTGAACTTCGTGGTCGCCCTGTTAAAGAACATAGCTGGTTTCCAGG GTATGCATGGACTATTGCAGACTGTGACATGTGTGGTTCAAACATAGGCTGGCTGTTCACCGCCACAAAAAAGCATCTTCTTCCAAAGTCGTTTTGGGGAATCCGGAGTGCTTCGGTTGTAGATGATACACATAAAGACAGAGAATGA
- the LOC135676669 gene encoding uncharacterized protein LOC135676669 isoform X2, which translates to MAGLQHSWWYTWDAMSPLQGPPRGLLCYDYGYAGTESMGCLVSKRATLLLFQVCPQMQQLFPDIEGSVLESNQDIDSWFSSKDLEPGMTSLVLLLNIS; encoded by the exons ATGGCAGGTTTACAA CACTCTTGGTGGTATACATGGGATGCCATGAGTCCATTACAAGGGCCGCCAAGGGGACTATTATGTTATG ATTATGGATATGCTGGGACTGAGTCTATGGGATGTCTGGTCTCCAAAAGAGCAACCTTACTATTGTTCCAAGTCTGCCCTCAAATGCAGCAATTGTTCCCAGATATAGAAG GATCTGTTTTGGAATCAAATCAGGATATAGATTCATGGTTCAGCTCAAAGGATTTGGAGCCAGGTATGACTAGTCTGGTGCTACTTTTGAACATTTCTTGA
- the LOC135676670 gene encoding kinesin-like protein KIN-14C isoform X1, with protein sequence MSLEVNYRTKDSMGTADAEGNAGKKQSDVIRWLNSLFLDFNAPEDASDEELRARLLDGTVLCRILGRINPFFSESPRGTYDPSEKRLITIKKFISVVDELCLPSFRIVDLEQGSISAVVECLLSVRDHLNFDSMEDGHPDLDKSAIQLRKRWKLPEESSAALLHHVGHNFHEVFQLRQGRYSDLSAAKISEMLKSNCLDNAPTRSLLSIINGILDESIERRNGEIPHRVACLLKRVVQEIERRISTQADHIRNQNNLIKVREEKYLSRIRVLEELAKGTHEENKIVMHQLQLTKAEKLKIEERKNIGEKEVFKLMKEKEDMESIIVELKQELAMTHKMYENRCQELEEKARESKAHLVEKTKEVEFLLADSKKKIKELEENSKLKFKNWENKENNFRNFIHSQLQSMQDLRKASISIKQEIVHSQKRCREEMTNLGLKLKVLADAADNYHKVLAENQRLYNEVQELKGNIRVYCRIRPFLPGQNQKSTTIDYIGESGELLIVNPSKQGKDGHRMFKFNKVFDLAASQAEIFSDIQPLIRSVLDGYNVCIFAYGQTGSGKTYTMSGPISASVEDWGVNYRALSDLFEISENRRNSYFYEVGVQMVEIYNEQVRDLLVDDGPQKRLGVWSSTQPNGLAVPDASVHPVKSTSDVLQLMHIGQTNRAVGSTALNERSSRSHSILTVHVRGVDLKTGSTSRGCLHLIDLAGSERVERSEATGDRLKEAQHINKSLSALGDVIFALAQKNTHVPYRNSKLTQVLQSSLGGQAKTLMFVQINPDIESYSETISTLKFAERVSGVELGAARSNKDGRDIKDLLEQVGFLKDTVARKDEEIEQLQMVIDLRTQSPMLKNERNAMLIHSSSPGIPCLGGTTRLGPQLSSARLVISTDKPPSDLDNSFQFSENHCMANGGDKDQKLQADAYLVGFRDVDLEDKLSEISDSVVSVGTETDGSVSSSTEFGVFPESIKSVEMLKGKIPRVQSRISRPPTKTGQVTSTKLKLKEPSKSASTRKATNCQSSSSLKAPKRWQ encoded by the exons ATGAGCCTTGAAGTGAATTACAGGACAAAAGATAGCATGGGAACTGCGGATGCCGAAGGGAATGCAG GGAAGAAGCAATCAGATGTAATTCGGTGGCTGAATAGTCTGTTCCTGGATTTTAATGCGCCGGAAGATGCCTCGGATGAGGAACTGAGAGCTAGGCTGTTGGATGGGACTGTCCTTTGTCGAATATTGGGCAGGATCAATCCTTTTTTCTCGGAG AGTCCACGAGGTACTTATGATCCTTCTGAGAAGAGGTTGATTACTATTAAGAAGTTCATTTCGGTTGTGGATGAACTGTGTTTGCCTAGTTTCAGAATTGTGGATCTAGAGCAG GGATCTATTTCTGCGGTTGTGGAGTGTCTTCTGTCCGTCAGAGATCATTTGAACTTTGATAGCATGGAAGATGGCCACCCTGACTTGGACAAATCTGCAATCCAGCTAAGAAAGAGGTGGAAACTTCCAGAAG AGTCATCAGCTGCTCTGCTACATCATGTTGGACATAACTTTCATGAAGTTTTCCAATTGAGACAGGGGCGTTATTCTGATCTTTCAGCTGCTAAAATTTCAGAAATGTTGAAATCGAACTGTTTAGAT AATGCTCCAACTCGATCACTTTTAAGCATTATTAATGGGATCCTTGATGAAAGTATTGAGAGGAGGAATGGGGAGATACCTCAT CGTGTAGCATGCTTATTAAAGAGAGTTGTGCAAGAGATAGAACGCCGTATTTCAACTCAAGCTGATCATATAAGAAAT CAAAATAATCTCATTAAGGTCCGTGAAGAGAAATATCTATCAAGAATCAGGGTGCTAGAAGAATTAgcaaaagggacacatgaagaaaacAAG ATAGTCATGCACCAGCTCCAGCTGACAAAG GCAGAGAAACTGAAGATTGAAGAAAGGAAAAACATTGGGGAGAAAGAAGTATTTAAATTGATGAAGGAGAAAGAGGATATGGAAAGTATAATTGTGGAACTTAAGCAGGAACTTGCGATGACACACAAGATGTATGAAAATCGCTGTCAAGAATTGGAGGAGAAGGCAAGGGAAAGTAAAGCACActtagttgagaagacaaaggaagTTGAATTCCTTCTAGCAGATtcaaagaagaagataaaagaacTTGAGgaaaattcaaaattaaaattcaaAAATTGGGAAAATAAGGAAAATAATTTCAGGAATTTCATACACTCTCAGCTGCAATCCATGCAG GACTTACGGAAAGCATCGATCTCCATCAAGCAGGAGATAGTACATTCTCAAAAGAGATGTCGAGAAGAAATGACTAATTTGG GGCTGAAGTTGAAAGTATTAGCAGATGCTGCTGAtaattatcataaagttcttgcaGAGAACCAGAGATTATATAATGAGGTTCAGGAACTGAAAG GAAATATTAGAGTGTATTGCCGCATAAGACCATTCCTTCCTGGTCAAAATCAAAAGTCAACGACGATAGATTACATTGGTGAGAGTGGTGAACTCCTTATTGTGAATCCCTCTAAACAAGGGAAGGATGGACATCGGATGTTCAAGTTTAACAAAGTATTTGATCTAGCTGCTTCTCAAG CTGAAATATTCTCGGATATTCAACCTTTAATACGATCAGTTCTTGATGGCTACAACGTATGTATTTTTGCATATGGTCAAACTGGATCTGGGAAAACCTATACAATG AGTGGACCTATTTCAGCATCCGTGGAGGATTGGGGGGTGAACTATCGAGCTCTGAGTGACCTTTTTGAGATATCTGAAAATAGGAGAAATAGTTATTTCTATGAAGTGGGTGTCCAGATGGTTGAAATATACAATGAACAAGTGCGTGATCTTCTTGTAGATGATGGTCCCCAAAAGAG ACTTGGGGTCTGGAGTAGTACTCAACCGAATGGACTTGCTGTGCCTGATGCTAGTGTGCACCCTGTCAAATCAACTTCAGATGTTCTGCAGTTGATGCATATTGGACAAACAAACAGAGCTGTGGGTTCAACTGCTCTCAATGAGCGAAGTAGTCGATCTCACAG TATTCTAACTGTCCATGTTCGAGGTGTGGATTTAAAGACTGGATCTACTTCAAGGGGTTGTCTTCATTTGATAGATCTTGCAGGTAGCGAAAGAGTTGAACGGTCTGAAGCAACTGGAGACAGACTTAAGGAAGCACAGCATATTAACAAATCTCTGTCCGCTCTTGGAGATGTGATCTTTGCTTTAGCACAAAAAAATACTCATGTTCCTTACAGAAATAGCAAACTAACTCAAGTTCTTCAAAGTTCTTTAG GTGGACAGGCCAAGACACTTATGTTTGTCCAAATTAATCCAGATATTGAATCGTATTCAGAGACAATTAGTACCCTAAAGTTTGCTGAAAGAGTGTCTGGAGTCGAGTTAGGTGCTGCACGTAGTAACAAAGATGGCAGGGACATAAAAGATCTGTTGGAACAG GTGGGATTTCTTAAAGACACAGTAGCAAGGAAGGATGAAGAAATTGAACAACTGCAAATGGTCATAGATCTTAGAACCCAGTCTCCTATGCTAAAAAATGAGAGAAATGCCATGTTGATTCACTCTTCCTCTCCTGGTATTCCATGTTTGGGTGGAACAACCAGACTAGGCCCTCAATTGTCCAGTGCGAGGCTAGTGATATCTACTGATAAACCTCCTTCTGATCTGGATAACAGCTTTCAGTTTAGTGAAAACCATTGCATGGCTAATGGAGGGGATAAAGATCAGAAATTGCAAGCTGATGCTTACCTTGTGGGCTTCAGAGATGTGGATTTAGAAGACAAATTAAGTGAAATATCTGACAGTGTGGTTTCAGTGGGCACAGAAACTGATGGTTCAGTAAGCAGTTCCACTGAGTTTGGTGTTTTTCCTGAATCTATCAAATCAGTGGAAATGTTGAAAGGGAAGAT ACCTAGAGTTCAGTCAAGAATCTCCAGACCACCTACAAAAACTGGACAAGTGACATCTACCAAACTGAAATTGAAAGAACCATCAAAGTCTGCAA GCACAAGGAAAGCTACCAATTGCCAGTCATCATCTTCCCTGAAGGCTCCAAAACGTTGGCAGTAG
- the LOC135676670 gene encoding kinesin-like protein KIN-14K isoform X2 produces the protein MSLEVNYRTKDSMGTADAEGNAGKKQSDVIRWLNSLFLDFNAPEDASDEELRARLLDGTVLCRILGRINPFFSESPRGTYDPSEKRLITIKKFISVVDELCLPSFRIVDLEQGSISAVVECLLSVRDHLNFDSMEDGHPDLDKSAIQLRKRWKLPEESSAALLHHVGHNFHEVFQLRQGRYSDLSAAKISEMLKSNCLDNAPTRSLLSIINGILDESIERRNGEIPHRVACLLKRVVQEIERRISTQADHIRNQNNLIKVREEKYLSRIRVLEELAKGTHEENKIVMHQLQLTKAEKLKIEERKNIGEKEVFKLMKEKEDMESIIVELKQELAMTHKMYENRCQELEEKARESKAHLVEKTKEVEFLLADSKKKIKELEENSKLKFKNWENKENNFRNFIHSQLQSMQDLRKASISIKQEIVHSQKRCREEMTNLGLKLKVLADAADNYHKVLAENQRLYNEVQELKAEIFSDIQPLIRSVLDGYNVCIFAYGQTGSGKTYTMSGPISASVEDWGVNYRALSDLFEISENRRNSYFYEVGVQMVEIYNEQVRDLLVDDGPQKRLGVWSSTQPNGLAVPDASVHPVKSTSDVLQLMHIGQTNRAVGSTALNERSSRSHSILTVHVRGVDLKTGSTSRGCLHLIDLAGSERVERSEATGDRLKEAQHINKSLSALGDVIFALAQKNTHVPYRNSKLTQVLQSSLGGQAKTLMFVQINPDIESYSETISTLKFAERVSGVELGAARSNKDGRDIKDLLEQVGFLKDTVARKDEEIEQLQMVIDLRTQSPMLKNERNAMLIHSSSPGIPCLGGTTRLGPQLSSARLVISTDKPPSDLDNSFQFSENHCMANGGDKDQKLQADAYLVGFRDVDLEDKLSEISDSVVSVGTETDGSVSSSTEFGVFPESIKSVEMLKGKIPRVQSRISRPPTKTGQVTSTKLKLKEPSKSASTRKATNCQSSSSLKAPKRWQ, from the exons ATGAGCCTTGAAGTGAATTACAGGACAAAAGATAGCATGGGAACTGCGGATGCCGAAGGGAATGCAG GGAAGAAGCAATCAGATGTAATTCGGTGGCTGAATAGTCTGTTCCTGGATTTTAATGCGCCGGAAGATGCCTCGGATGAGGAACTGAGAGCTAGGCTGTTGGATGGGACTGTCCTTTGTCGAATATTGGGCAGGATCAATCCTTTTTTCTCGGAG AGTCCACGAGGTACTTATGATCCTTCTGAGAAGAGGTTGATTACTATTAAGAAGTTCATTTCGGTTGTGGATGAACTGTGTTTGCCTAGTTTCAGAATTGTGGATCTAGAGCAG GGATCTATTTCTGCGGTTGTGGAGTGTCTTCTGTCCGTCAGAGATCATTTGAACTTTGATAGCATGGAAGATGGCCACCCTGACTTGGACAAATCTGCAATCCAGCTAAGAAAGAGGTGGAAACTTCCAGAAG AGTCATCAGCTGCTCTGCTACATCATGTTGGACATAACTTTCATGAAGTTTTCCAATTGAGACAGGGGCGTTATTCTGATCTTTCAGCTGCTAAAATTTCAGAAATGTTGAAATCGAACTGTTTAGAT AATGCTCCAACTCGATCACTTTTAAGCATTATTAATGGGATCCTTGATGAAAGTATTGAGAGGAGGAATGGGGAGATACCTCAT CGTGTAGCATGCTTATTAAAGAGAGTTGTGCAAGAGATAGAACGCCGTATTTCAACTCAAGCTGATCATATAAGAAAT CAAAATAATCTCATTAAGGTCCGTGAAGAGAAATATCTATCAAGAATCAGGGTGCTAGAAGAATTAgcaaaagggacacatgaagaaaacAAG ATAGTCATGCACCAGCTCCAGCTGACAAAG GCAGAGAAACTGAAGATTGAAGAAAGGAAAAACATTGGGGAGAAAGAAGTATTTAAATTGATGAAGGAGAAAGAGGATATGGAAAGTATAATTGTGGAACTTAAGCAGGAACTTGCGATGACACACAAGATGTATGAAAATCGCTGTCAAGAATTGGAGGAGAAGGCAAGGGAAAGTAAAGCACActtagttgagaagacaaaggaagTTGAATTCCTTCTAGCAGATtcaaagaagaagataaaagaacTTGAGgaaaattcaaaattaaaattcaaAAATTGGGAAAATAAGGAAAATAATTTCAGGAATTTCATACACTCTCAGCTGCAATCCATGCAG GACTTACGGAAAGCATCGATCTCCATCAAGCAGGAGATAGTACATTCTCAAAAGAGATGTCGAGAAGAAATGACTAATTTGG GGCTGAAGTTGAAAGTATTAGCAGATGCTGCTGAtaattatcataaagttcttgcaGAGAACCAGAGATTATATAATGAGGTTCAGGAACTGAAAG CTGAAATATTCTCGGATATTCAACCTTTAATACGATCAGTTCTTGATGGCTACAACGTATGTATTTTTGCATATGGTCAAACTGGATCTGGGAAAACCTATACAATG AGTGGACCTATTTCAGCATCCGTGGAGGATTGGGGGGTGAACTATCGAGCTCTGAGTGACCTTTTTGAGATATCTGAAAATAGGAGAAATAGTTATTTCTATGAAGTGGGTGTCCAGATGGTTGAAATATACAATGAACAAGTGCGTGATCTTCTTGTAGATGATGGTCCCCAAAAGAG ACTTGGGGTCTGGAGTAGTACTCAACCGAATGGACTTGCTGTGCCTGATGCTAGTGTGCACCCTGTCAAATCAACTTCAGATGTTCTGCAGTTGATGCATATTGGACAAACAAACAGAGCTGTGGGTTCAACTGCTCTCAATGAGCGAAGTAGTCGATCTCACAG TATTCTAACTGTCCATGTTCGAGGTGTGGATTTAAAGACTGGATCTACTTCAAGGGGTTGTCTTCATTTGATAGATCTTGCAGGTAGCGAAAGAGTTGAACGGTCTGAAGCAACTGGAGACAGACTTAAGGAAGCACAGCATATTAACAAATCTCTGTCCGCTCTTGGAGATGTGATCTTTGCTTTAGCACAAAAAAATACTCATGTTCCTTACAGAAATAGCAAACTAACTCAAGTTCTTCAAAGTTCTTTAG GTGGACAGGCCAAGACACTTATGTTTGTCCAAATTAATCCAGATATTGAATCGTATTCAGAGACAATTAGTACCCTAAAGTTTGCTGAAAGAGTGTCTGGAGTCGAGTTAGGTGCTGCACGTAGTAACAAAGATGGCAGGGACATAAAAGATCTGTTGGAACAG GTGGGATTTCTTAAAGACACAGTAGCAAGGAAGGATGAAGAAATTGAACAACTGCAAATGGTCATAGATCTTAGAACCCAGTCTCCTATGCTAAAAAATGAGAGAAATGCCATGTTGATTCACTCTTCCTCTCCTGGTATTCCATGTTTGGGTGGAACAACCAGACTAGGCCCTCAATTGTCCAGTGCGAGGCTAGTGATATCTACTGATAAACCTCCTTCTGATCTGGATAACAGCTTTCAGTTTAGTGAAAACCATTGCATGGCTAATGGAGGGGATAAAGATCAGAAATTGCAAGCTGATGCTTACCTTGTGGGCTTCAGAGATGTGGATTTAGAAGACAAATTAAGTGAAATATCTGACAGTGTGGTTTCAGTGGGCACAGAAACTGATGGTTCAGTAAGCAGTTCCACTGAGTTTGGTGTTTTTCCTGAATCTATCAAATCAGTGGAAATGTTGAAAGGGAAGAT ACCTAGAGTTCAGTCAAGAATCTCCAGACCACCTACAAAAACTGGACAAGTGACATCTACCAAACTGAAATTGAAAGAACCATCAAAGTCTGCAA GCACAAGGAAAGCTACCAATTGCCAGTCATCATCTTCCCTGAAGGCTCCAAAACGTTGGCAGTAG